In Zhaonella formicivorans, one DNA window encodes the following:
- a CDS encoding M23 family metallopeptidase: MQAFARAIIALFPPEDIVKMILTVILLPILFLSLFLVGPTLILMKIPLAGPVELKYYQDAAEKINREMQDVEEPPWTSLDWRKLVAVDAVLFQQRFNLASPERAQWLAEKFTRIVEEKRTEKRWDSEKQEYVTKTVVVQRYVTFDEVLQELGIYDKKQMVENYLSVDLSLLANVDEGIDTEGDFSPVEGNFTWPLPGYYRVSSKFGPRIHPVTGKNSFHRGIDLPAPRGTKIVAAKDGIVVGTSYSPVEGKTVVIKHDFGFTRYAHMDSFAVTRGQKVKAGEKIGEVGSTGFFSTGAHLHFEVRPDNKPADPLQFFR; encoded by the coding sequence ATGCAGGCTTTTGCCAGGGCTATTATTGCTCTTTTTCCGCCTGAAGATATTGTTAAAATGATACTAACAGTCATCTTGTTGCCCATTTTGTTTTTGTCTTTGTTTCTGGTTGGGCCAACATTAATACTAATGAAGATACCTTTGGCCGGGCCGGTTGAATTAAAATATTATCAGGACGCTGCAGAAAAAATTAACAGGGAAATGCAGGATGTTGAGGAGCCGCCCTGGACTTCCCTTGACTGGAGAAAGCTGGTGGCTGTTGATGCCGTGCTTTTTCAGCAGCGGTTTAACCTTGCCTCTCCTGAAAGGGCCCAGTGGCTGGCCGAAAAGTTTACCCGTATAGTGGAGGAGAAACGGACAGAAAAAAGATGGGACAGTGAAAAGCAGGAATATGTTACAAAGACTGTGGTTGTGCAAAGGTATGTAACTTTTGACGAAGTATTGCAGGAGCTGGGCATATACGATAAAAAGCAGATGGTGGAAAACTACCTTAGCGTGGATTTAAGCCTCCTGGCGAATGTGGATGAGGGTATTGACACGGAAGGTGATTTTAGTCCGGTTGAAGGCAATTTCACCTGGCCCCTTCCCGGTTATTACAGGGTGAGTAGTAAGTTTGGCCCCAGGATCCATCCGGTTACTGGGAAAAATTCCTTCCACAGGGGTATAGACCTTCCGGCTCCCAGGGGGACCAAGATAGTTGCGGCAAAAGACGGTATTGTGGTCGGAACAAGTTACAGCCCTGTGGAAGGCAAAACAGTCGTCATTAAACATGATTTCGGGTTTACCAGGTATGCCCATATGGACAGTTTTGCTGTTACAAGGGGACAGAAGGTTAAAGCAGGTGAAAAGATTGGGGAAGTCGGGAGCACCGGCTTTTTTAGTACGGGAGCGCATTTGCACTTTGAAGTAAGGCCGGACAACAAACCGGCAGACCCGTTGCAGTTTTTCAGATGA
- a CDS encoding stalk domain-containing protein, with amino-acid sequence MKKCFCVFLVISIVLVNVFLDPPAKAANFISVFINGEQKIFTPAPMMVSGHTLVPMRAFFEALGAEVEWDSTNNIVTGTRDDTIVSLKIGKNEAYVNGKLFKLQVPAQIIKGSTYIPLRFVGEALGDTVVWDSITSSIKITSKNSPINPNNNIFNSLQEMEQLAEKVKQARDFDSKGIISYNSGNVSEAIEYFSKAISLYNEVLAADSLMTATIKIEKAYSHYNLSFAFRDNKSTPNNLDKAIGEAQEAIKLLPENPEFFAAYADLLRKKGLYDKAIENFQKAIDLENKSYTEIVNLYNQSKDNSNVPDFINSLANPDEIETVHNQALSNYYTWMGLAYVGKDNIKKAEELWDKAEALDPNNVQVAEFREDIARILTSAINTTPSVPVVPVTTDDVIESRIDGEFEGWDGDTIFKLMNGQIWQQSSFSYVYHYAYMPKVTIYKSGTLYKMKVEGVDKEISVIRLK; translated from the coding sequence ATGAAAAAATGTTTTTGTGTATTTTTAGTAATTTCAATTGTTTTGGTTAACGTATTTCTAGATCCCCCCGCAAAGGCTGCTAATTTTATCTCTGTGTTTATTAATGGAGAACAAAAAATATTCACCCCTGCTCCCATGATGGTTTCTGGACATACTCTCGTTCCAATGAGAGCGTTTTTTGAAGCACTAGGAGCAGAAGTTGAGTGGGACAGCACAAACAATATTGTTACAGGAACAAGAGATGATACTATCGTATCTTTAAAAATTGGCAAAAACGAAGCCTACGTTAACGGTAAGTTATTTAAACTACAAGTACCTGCACAAATTATTAAAGGCTCAACTTATATCCCTCTTAGATTTGTAGGGGAAGCGCTGGGTGACACTGTGGTTTGGGACAGTATTACCAGTTCAATTAAAATAACTTCTAAAAACTCTCCAATAAACCCGAACAACAATATTTTTAATTCTCTTCAAGAAATGGAACAGCTTGCTGAAAAAGTTAAACAAGCAAGAGATTTTGATAGTAAAGGTATAATTTCTTACAATTCCGGCAATGTTTCTGAAGCTATCGAATACTTTTCCAAGGCAATTTCTTTGTACAATGAAGTTCTAGCAGCCGATTCTTTAATGACTGCTACAATCAAAATAGAAAAAGCTTATTCTCATTACAATTTATCATTTGCGTTTCGGGATAATAAAAGCACACCAAATAATTTAGATAAAGCTATTGGTGAAGCACAGGAAGCTATAAAACTTCTTCCGGAAAATCCCGAATTTTTTGCCGCTTATGCTGATTTGCTGCGGAAAAAAGGTCTTTATGATAAAGCTATTGAAAATTTCCAAAAAGCTATTGACCTAGAAAATAAGAGTTATACTGAAATTGTTAATTTGTATAACCAATCGAAAGACAATAGTAATGTTCCAGATTTCATAAATAGTTTAGCAAATCCAGATGAAATTGAGACCGTTCATAATCAGGCGTTATCAAATTATTATACTTGGATGGGTTTAGCTTATGTTGGGAAAGATAATATAAAAAAAGCTGAGGAGTTATGGGATAAAGCTGAAGCACTAGATCCGAATAATGTTCAAGTAGCTGAGTTCCGTGAGGATATTGCTAGAATTCTTACTTCTGCAATAAACACTACTCCTTCGGTTCCTGTGGTGCCGGTAACTACTGACGATGTTATTGAAAGTCGGATTGACGGTGAGTTTGAAGGCTGGGATGGAGATACAATTTTTAAATTGATGAACGGCCAAATTTGGCAGCAGTCCTCGTTTAGCTATGTTTACCATTATGCTTATATGCCGAAGGTTACAATCTATAAGTCCGGCACTCTATATAAAATGAAGGTTGAGGGAGTAGATAAGGAGATTTCGGTTATTCGATTAAAATAA
- a CDS encoding ArdC family protein gives MLQMFEAGEMPKAIARTVIEMKCQPVPAAKWSLGNQLIMFANGTSDARGFKQWQEVGRYVKKGAKAFYILGPLTKKVKVLDEDTGEEKEKVVVYGFRSIPVFAYEDTEGKELEKPDYRPAELPPLVNVAKKYGVSIKYSPFTKKFYGSFNLIKKDITLCSHDVDVFFHELAHAIHNTVRPLKGGQDREQEIVAETVAAVLCQIYGYEGYIYQGYKYIQKYAEAENGAGTVKAIMRVLGDVQKVLEIILDTQESLETAC, from the coding sequence ATTTTACAAATGTTTGAAGCCGGGGAAATGCCAAAAGCGATAGCCAGGACTGTTATCGAAATGAAGTGCCAGCCAGTACCGGCTGCAAAATGGAGTTTGGGAAACCAGTTAATAATGTTTGCTAACGGGACCAGTGATGCCAGGGGTTTTAAACAATGGCAGGAGGTAGGCCGTTATGTTAAAAAAGGCGCTAAAGCGTTTTATATCCTGGGTCCTTTGACTAAAAAGGTTAAAGTTTTGGATGAAGACACGGGAGAAGAAAAAGAAAAGGTTGTAGTATATGGTTTTAGATCAATTCCCGTTTTTGCTTATGAGGACACGGAGGGGAAAGAGCTTGAAAAACCGGATTACAGACCGGCGGAACTACCGCCCCTGGTTAATGTCGCTAAAAAATATGGTGTTTCTATAAAATACAGTCCTTTTACAAAAAAGTTTTATGGCAGCTTTAATTTAATCAAAAAGGATATAACGTTGTGCAGTCACGATGTGGACGTATTTTTCCACGAACTGGCCCATGCAATCCACAATACTGTCAGGCCGTTAAAAGGCGGCCAGGACAGGGAGCAGGAGATTGTTGCAGAAACAGTTGCCGCAGTTCTTTGCCAGATTTATGGCTACGAGGGGTATATATACCAGGGCTATAAGTACATTCAAAAATATGCTGAAGCGGAAAATGGAGCAGGGACTGTAAAAGCAATTATGAGAGTGCTGGGTGACGTTCAAAAGGTTTTGGAAATAATTTTAGATACTCAGGAAAGTTTAGAGACAGCCTGTTAA
- a CDS encoding ATP-binding protein, producing MNEEIQTYLPEVNAASEFREISKDFTNPLEIIREAIHNSLDARATKISISAQMENTDEGEQLVISVFDNGVGMNEEEIKKFFSLGYSAKYQEQEEETIGYKGHGTKIYYNSNKIEVTTIALNGPIIKAWVDKPLIILNQRKVPIVNYTISKNSINIKTHSTNIKIIGYNNNNNDHFTTQEMIDYILWFTKLGSFELALYPERKNRRWAKCEVLVRGVDSKDYKTIHPGHVFPPERFKDSHFKKDNIKENNRGKYFTKYWMFKNITIPEKRHITMDIFISVEGDQAKRDYNPCLKSGRREGLYTVSERYGIWLAKDYIPVQRVNDWFFQKSEWTKFHGFINCQGLELTANRGSIENTPNDLLIKIKDIAEKIIDEIRSSNEYEDFLDMENEVKIYKKAEDELKDFSRRQNYLKKKKTIITDDGIELIEPRQEQGVFALFLILSIKYPDIFPFKVIDYDTRQGYDALVATKSSLDLARPHYQFIEFKYKLGNRLNHSFDRLAGIVCWDLDDNLFPDSEIVDLTGNRRILKASKTAEGNIFMLDSEISQIKIRIYILKHLIEEKLRLKWEPRLVR from the coding sequence ATGAATGAGGAAATTCAAACCTATTTACCTGAAGTGAACGCAGCCTCAGAGTTTAGAGAAATTTCAAAGGATTTTACCAATCCACTAGAAATTATTAGGGAAGCAATTCATAATTCTCTTGATGCAAGAGCTACAAAAATTTCCATATCTGCACAAATGGAAAATACGGATGAAGGAGAGCAATTAGTTATATCCGTATTTGATAATGGAGTAGGAATGAATGAAGAAGAAATTAAAAAATTTTTTTCATTAGGTTACAGTGCTAAATACCAGGAACAAGAAGAGGAAACGATTGGTTATAAGGGTCATGGAACCAAAATTTACTACAATTCTAATAAAATTGAAGTTACAACAATAGCTCTTAATGGGCCTATTATCAAAGCATGGGTTGATAAACCTTTAATTATTTTAAATCAGCGAAAAGTTCCAATTGTCAATTATACCATTAGTAAAAATAGCATCAATATAAAAACCCATAGTACTAATATTAAAATTATAGGATATAACAACAATAACAATGATCATTTTACAACCCAAGAAATGATTGACTATATCTTATGGTTTACAAAACTTGGTTCTTTTGAATTAGCTTTATATCCAGAAAGAAAAAACAGGAGATGGGCAAAATGCGAAGTATTGGTAAGAGGGGTTGACTCAAAAGATTATAAAACCATTCATCCTGGGCACGTCTTTCCACCAGAAAGATTTAAAGATTCACATTTCAAAAAAGATAATATAAAAGAAAATAACCGTGGCAAGTATTTTACTAAATATTGGATGTTCAAAAATATTACCATTCCTGAAAAAAGACATATCACAATGGATATTTTTATAAGTGTAGAAGGAGATCAAGCTAAGAGAGATTACAATCCTTGTCTAAAATCGGGTAGACGTGAAGGATTATACACAGTTTCAGAAAGATATGGCATTTGGTTAGCAAAAGATTATATACCTGTTCAAAGAGTAAACGATTGGTTTTTCCAAAAGAGTGAATGGACTAAATTTCATGGGTTTATAAATTGCCAGGGCTTAGAGTTAACTGCTAACAGAGGTTCAATAGAAAATACACCTAATGATCTTTTGATTAAAATAAAGGATATAGCCGAAAAAATTATTGATGAAATAAGAAGTTCAAATGAATATGAAGATTTTTTAGATATGGAAAACGAGGTTAAAATTTATAAAAAAGCAGAAGATGAACTTAAAGATTTTTCACGAAGGCAAAATTACCTTAAAAAAAAGAAAACTATCATAACTGATGATGGGATAGAATTAATTGAACCCAGGCAGGAGCAGGGTGTTTTTGCGTTATTTTTAATATTATCAATAAAATATCCTGATATTTTTCCCTTTAAAGTTATTGATTACGATACGAGGCAGGGCTATGATGCTTTAGTTGCTACAAAAAGTTCTTTAGATCTTGCAAGGCCTCATTACCAATTTATCGAATTTAAATACAAATTAGGAAATCGGCTAAATCATTCTTTTGATAGACTTGCAGGTATAGTGTGTTGGGATTTAGATGATAATCTTTTTCCCGACTCAGAAATAGTTGACCTTACTGGAAATCGTCGAATTTTAAAAGCTTCGAAAACGGCCGAAGGCAATATATTTATGTTAGATTCTGAAATAAGTCAGATAAAAATAAGAATATATATATTAAAACACCTAATAGAAGAAAAATTGAGACTGAAATGGGAACCTAGGTTGGTAAGATGA
- a CDS encoding ATP-dependent nuclease: MKLAALEIKNFGCIGEEGITIHIDNIVVLIGANNSGKSTVLKAYEAFSGTGEPLEETWFHRERKNVPVEIIGTFVEISNEDIEKIKTTKWIYDDTEFGKCIRVKWQWNSPGSKGQKYSWDNSIGDWKEGGMGGFDSLISSCVPTPLTIRPTDSSKDIESKILEILTSAVKEKVKNDSTKVDGLINEFIKIAEEVQKEIATTIEETFDNLKDKLDKVFPDHEILIKPSAGKIEPEKVIGAGSHVRIKDPLGESYPLSQQGTGLQRTFIWTAIGALAEIGRYKQGKKTISPEEPRILLVEEPEVFLHPPAIRAAREALYSLAEVSGWQVMVTTHSPIFIDVSKPHTTIIRVERDASKGSKIFSTEKAQFDGDERDRLRMIRSCHPTVNEFFFADHVILVEGETEHAVLNSLLASNQNPNLNIHVVNCMGKANIPLFVKILNHFGTTYTILHDSDSPKVRRDGNWVTNSMWTINKRIAEVVSERDKNLPSCFSITHIPDFEQYYFGYLQKGDKPFHAIKIIHQDDFETNPQFEKLRLLLKNIIEHNHPYQYSSYEELCNFVLEWVENNNPEEPEKWEIE, translated from the coding sequence GTGAAATTGGCAGCTTTAGAAATCAAAAATTTTGGCTGCATTGGAGAGGAAGGCATTACCATTCATATTGACAACATTGTTGTACTTATAGGGGCAAATAATTCAGGGAAAAGCACTGTTTTAAAGGCGTATGAAGCTTTTTCCGGTACTGGAGAGCCACTAGAAGAAACATGGTTTCACAGAGAGCGAAAAAATGTACCAGTCGAAATTATCGGAACTTTTGTGGAAATTTCTAATGAAGATATAGAAAAGATTAAAACAACAAAATGGATATATGATGACACCGAATTTGGTAAATGCATAAGGGTAAAATGGCAGTGGAATTCACCTGGTTCAAAAGGGCAAAAATATTCTTGGGATAATTCAATTGGAGATTGGAAAGAAGGAGGTATGGGAGGATTTGATAGCCTTATATCATCTTGTGTTCCTACTCCTTTAACAATTAGACCGACAGATAGTTCAAAAGATATTGAATCCAAAATTCTAGAAATCTTAACTAGCGCGGTAAAAGAGAAAGTAAAAAATGACTCAACTAAAGTTGATGGGTTAATAAATGAATTCATTAAGATCGCTGAAGAAGTCCAAAAGGAAATTGCTACAACGATTGAAGAAACCTTTGACAATTTGAAAGACAAATTAGATAAAGTTTTCCCAGACCACGAGATCTTAATAAAACCTTCCGCGGGAAAAATTGAACCGGAGAAAGTTATTGGTGCAGGTAGTCATGTTCGAATAAAAGATCCACTTGGCGAATCTTATCCTTTGTCTCAACAAGGTACAGGTTTGCAAAGAACTTTTATTTGGACAGCTATCGGCGCTTTAGCCGAGATTGGCAGATATAAACAAGGTAAGAAAACGATAAGCCCAGAAGAACCACGTATTTTACTTGTTGAAGAACCCGAGGTTTTTTTACACCCTCCTGCAATTCGAGCCGCAAGAGAGGCGTTGTATAGCCTAGCTGAGGTTTCAGGTTGGCAAGTAATGGTTACCACCCACTCCCCTATTTTTATTGACGTTTCTAAACCTCATACTACAATTATTAGAGTGGAACGAGATGCTAGTAAAGGCTCAAAAATTTTTTCAACAGAAAAAGCGCAATTCGATGGTGATGAAAGAGATAGACTTAGAATGATTCGCTCTTGTCATCCAACTGTAAATGAGTTTTTCTTTGCAGACCACGTGATACTTGTTGAAGGTGAAACTGAACATGCAGTACTAAACTCACTCTTAGCCAGTAACCAAAATCCAAATTTAAACATTCACGTAGTAAATTGTATGGGAAAAGCCAACATACCATTATTTGTCAAAATACTGAATCATTTTGGGACAACGTATACAATTCTTCATGATTCCGACTCACCAAAAGTACGTCGTGATGGAAATTGGGTAACAAATAGTATGTGGACAATAAATAAACGGATAGCTGAAGTAGTTAGTGAGAGGGATAAAAATCTTCCTAGCTGTTTCAGCATTACACACATACCAGATTTTGAACAATACTATTTTGGTTACCTACAGAAAGGGGACAAGCCTTTCCATGCAATAAAAATTATTCATCAAGATGACTTTGAAACAAACCCCCAATTTGAAAAACTCCGTTTATTACTAAAAAATATCATTGAGCATAACCATCCGTACCAATATAGTTCTTATGAAGAATTATGTAATTTCGTACTAGAATGGGTAGAAAACAACAATCCGGAAGAACCTGAAAAATGGGAAATAGAATAA
- a CDS encoding helix-turn-helix domain-containing protein yields the protein MKIPVRIISLRRKKGYSTKKFAFLAGINHADLLNIEQGLIEPTILTLERICTALGITLAEFFREDSRAQLPALSPKKQRLIEKIATLGEESIAYLENQADLLKIKESINRTPAKTSAA from the coding sequence ATGAAGATACCTGTACGTATAATCAGTCTTCGCAGAAAAAAAGGTTACAGCACTAAAAAATTTGCCTTTCTGGCCGGGATAAACCATGCCGATTTGTTAAATATTGAGCAGGGCCTAATCGAGCCCACAATTTTGACCTTAGAACGTATTTGTACCGCGCTTGGCATAACGCTAGCTGAATTCTTCAGGGAAGATTCCCGGGCGCAACTGCCAGCCTTATCCCCCAAGAAACAAAGGCTGATTGAAAAAATCGCAACTTTAGGTGAGGAAAGCATAGCTTACCTTGAAAATCAGGCAGACCTGCTAAAAATCAAGGAGTCAATAAATAGAACGCCAGCCAAAACCTCTGCAGCCTAG
- a CDS encoding helix-turn-helix domain-containing protein — MLDIGERLRTLRKVKKISANKLAKMLNVDPSTISKIENSSSMPSIELLSRACNALGVTLSDFFSEDQSLMSPKTQKLIEKISELSDESIEHLEKQAELLKIKESLDKATDETSVTVLKEGSSDS, encoded by the coding sequence ATGCTAGATATTGGGGAACGCTTAAGAACCTTAAGAAAAGTTAAAAAGATTTCAGCTAATAAATTAGCTAAGATGCTTAATGTAGATCCCTCTACTATTAGCAAGATAGAAAACTCTAGTTCTATGCCCTCTATTGAGCTTTTATCAAGGGCTTGCAATGCATTAGGTGTAACACTTTCTGACTTTTTTTCTGAAGATCAATCCTTGATGTCCCCCAAAACCCAAAAACTTATTGAAAAAATTTCAGAGCTCAGCGATGAAAGCATAGAACACCTGGAAAAACAGGCGGAACTGCTAAAAATCAAGGAATCCTTGGACAAGGCAACTGATGAGACATCTGTAACGGTATTAAAGGAAGGCTCTTCAGATAGTTAA
- a CDS encoding helix-turn-helix domain-containing protein gives MIGKNIRYFRTKAGFTQEQLAYMTNTDISTISKIENNKANPSIPTLKKIAKALEIPVTKLMETNEDQCSNDS, from the coding sequence GTGATAGGAAAAAACATTCGATATTTTCGTACTAAAGCTGGATTTACTCAAGAGCAACTAGCGTATATGACAAATACAGATATTTCCACCATATCTAAAATTGAAAATAACAAAGCTAACCCATCAATTCCAACACTAAAAAAGATAGCAAAAGCTTTAGAAATTCCTGTTACCAAACTTATGGAAACAAACGAAGATCAGTGTAGTAATGATTCTTAA
- a CDS encoding helix-turn-helix domain-containing protein, with translation MSLQVLHTVSEENNLPKGKKKFYSVEELLEHEIIKQLGIGRNRMYELLKKDVIHSVRIGRNYRIPLSAFEQFLKSLDELEIRSL, from the coding sequence ATGAGTCTTCAGGTATTGCATACTGTTTCCGAGGAAAATAATCTGCCTAAGGGCAAAAAGAAGTTTTATTCGGTCGAAGAACTTTTGGAGCATGAAATAATTAAACAGTTGGGTATCGGACGAAACAGAATGTACGAGCTGCTGAAGAAAGATGTAATTCACTCCGTAAGGATTGGACGTAATTACCGCATTCCCCTTTCAGCTTTTGAACAGTTTCTTAAGTCACTGGATGAACTTGAAATAAGGTCTTTATGA
- a CDS encoding site-specific integrase, which yields MKGEGVNIASIGKKPVGINKEGKEVWQVSWRDPDGRQRHKRIVGKKNALAFKAKIEYQYNTGTLIPKSKEKTVGQWLDEWLQTKENKEYKTFMDYKLIVEKHLKPALGDIPLSQLKPINIENYYTKKQKEGRADGKEGGLSNKTLAKHHRVLRMALQKAVANDLILYNPAERVSDVPKPDKEKVGKKLNINEVQELIRLTRTTDIGFIVQLALLTGLRLGEVLAMKWMYIDWEKRLYTVRETLQRQKIVDENGVLVSKLVYKPKPKSGVTRKVPLPMGIIMQLRQLRRKQAEDKLRAGELYEDHDLIHCQQDGTPWEPSNISNKFHSIIKNSNLPAIRLHDLRHTFVSSLIQDLKIDYKTASALAGHADPGFTLNTYSHSEFEYEMKAIQQLEDYYLNGLCGENTKKQLQNLKNG from the coding sequence GTGAAAGGGGAGGGAGTAAATATAGCAAGTATCGGTAAAAAGCCGGTTGGTATTAACAAGGAAGGGAAAGAGGTCTGGCAGGTCAGTTGGCGCGATCCCGACGGAAGGCAGAGGCACAAAAGAATAGTCGGTAAGAAAAACGCTCTGGCCTTCAAGGCAAAAATCGAATACCAGTATAATACCGGTACTCTGATTCCCAAGTCCAAGGAGAAAACAGTGGGGCAATGGCTCGATGAGTGGCTGCAAACCAAAGAAAACAAAGAATATAAAACTTTTATGGACTACAAACTCATCGTGGAAAAACACCTGAAACCTGCCCTGGGTGATATTCCATTATCACAGCTCAAGCCTATTAATATTGAAAATTATTACACAAAAAAGCAAAAGGAAGGGAGAGCGGATGGAAAAGAAGGCGGCTTGAGCAACAAAACACTGGCAAAACACCACAGAGTTTTAAGGATGGCGCTGCAAAAAGCGGTAGCAAATGATTTGATACTATACAACCCGGCTGAACGGGTTAGCGATGTGCCAAAACCTGATAAAGAAAAGGTCGGTAAAAAGCTGAATATAAACGAGGTACAGGAGTTAATCAGACTTACCAGGACTACTGACATCGGTTTTATCGTGCAGCTGGCGTTGCTCACTGGCCTAAGGCTTGGGGAAGTTTTGGCAATGAAATGGATGTATATAGACTGGGAAAAACGCCTTTATACTGTCCGCGAAACATTGCAGCGGCAAAAGATAGTAGATGAAAACGGGGTCTTGGTAAGTAAGCTTGTTTACAAGCCAAAGCCGAAGTCGGGTGTAACGCGGAAGGTGCCTCTGCCTATGGGTATCATTATGCAACTCAGACAGCTCAGACGAAAACAGGCGGAGGATAAGCTGAGGGCAGGGGAACTGTATGAGGACCATGACTTAATCCATTGTCAGCAAGACGGGACACCCTGGGAACCTTCAAATATAAGCAATAAGTTCCACAGCATTATAAAAAACAGCAACCTGCCGGCTATAAGACTTCACGATTTGCGCCATACTTTTGTTTCTAGTTTAATTCAGGACCTGAAAATCGATTATAAGACGGCCAGTGCGCTGGCCGGCCATGCCGACCCTGGATTTACACTTAACACATACTCGCATTCTGAGTTTGAATATGAAATGAAGGCCATCCAGCAGCTGGAGGACTACTATCTAAACGGACTTTGCGGGGAAAACACAAAAAAACAGCTGCAAAACCTAAAAAACGGATAA
- a CDS encoding D-alanine--D-alanine ligase — MRKKVAVLLGGRSAERQVSLKTGEAVYQALLSKGYEALKIDATGPIVEELNNFKPDIVFIALHGRYGEDGTIQGLLETLDIPYTGCGVLASALAMNKIYTKKILRYEGIPTADFLTISAGEFKNKETSELLNLIRTKLGYPVVVKAPTQGSTIGIYFVKKEEELLEAINNAFAYDSVIMAEKFIVGTEVTISVLGNEQPFALPSLEIISKTGVYDYQAKYTVGLSEHIIPARVPAEVQEKLSSIAVESYKAIGCRGFARVDFIVGENGQPYVLEINTIPGMTETSLLPDAAKAAGIEFPDLVEMIINLGMEK, encoded by the coding sequence ATGCGGAAAAAGGTAGCGGTGTTGCTTGGCGGTAGATCAGCTGAGCGTCAAGTATCTTTAAAAACTGGAGAAGCTGTTTACCAAGCTCTGCTGAGCAAAGGTTACGAAGCACTAAAAATTGATGCGACAGGCCCGATAGTAGAAGAATTGAACAATTTTAAACCCGATATTGTTTTTATTGCTTTACACGGCAGGTACGGTGAAGATGGAACAATACAGGGTTTGCTGGAAACATTGGATATTCCTTACACCGGCTGTGGTGTCTTAGCCAGCGCATTGGCCATGAACAAAATATACACAAAAAAAATCCTACGCTACGAAGGAATACCTACGGCGGATTTTCTAACTATTTCAGCTGGCGAATTTAAAAATAAAGAAACTAGTGAGCTTTTAAATTTGATTAGAACTAAATTAGGCTACCCTGTAGTCGTTAAAGCTCCAACTCAGGGTTCGACAATAGGAATTTATTTTGTTAAAAAAGAAGAAGAACTGCTGGAAGCGATTAATAATGCATTTGCATATGATTCTGTGATCATGGCGGAAAAATTTATCGTAGGAACGGAAGTCACGATCTCGGTATTAGGAAATGAACAGCCCTTTGCGCTGCCTTCTTTGGAAATCATATCAAAAACAGGGGTCTACGATTACCAGGCAAAATATACGGTGGGGTTAAGCGAGCATATTATACCTGCCCGTGTCCCTGCTGAGGTACAGGAAAAGCTCAGCAGTATTGCAGTCGAAAGTTACAAAGCAATAGGCTGCCGTGGTTTTGCCAGAGTAGATTTTATAGTGGGGGAGAACGGCCAGCCTTATGTCTTGGAAATTAACACTATACCAGGAATGACTGAAACCAGCCTCTTGCCTGATGCTGCTAAAGCCGCAGGTATTGAATTTCCTGATCTGGTTGAAATGATTATTAACCTTGGTATGGAAAAGTAA